In the Festucalex cinctus isolate MCC-2025b chromosome 10, RoL_Fcin_1.0, whole genome shotgun sequence genome, one interval contains:
- the LOC144027579 gene encoding centrosomal protein of 135 kDa-like, translated as MDSNGDVTRSHLRKRLDQLGYRLHFGMDSVPLVAKLFSDLVHTTVSLRNAKLSAGKPDRYRHANVSRQLDSGDHFNSTGGRKIGIALTHQSTQTDEVRPPPCGEDEDLSGRLVELQEELLTLKSELDFSHGHTKAITAQLAEAQEANRTLERTLEEPRRTRSDEEPTRKDGVAPMVAVKERVLNMAYRKLSASKEVILAQQEVIQDLEDNLCKIKAEVCEQSRLREQLAEARSRNDQLGGLVAFFEAEKSALQHKVDKMMDNDRDLVLGLDLPRATRGGSGEPTRCLADVIKSLEEERDRFRREAQLYKSLLRATTAPTALTTCSPTQVRRNKVALAASFHGSVE; from the exons ATGGACAGCAACGGAGACGTGACCAGGAGCCACCTCAGGAAGCGTCTGGACCAACTGGGCTACCGACTACATTTTGGGATGGACTCGGTGCCGCTGGTTGCTAAACTTttcag CGACCTGGTGCACACCACGGTTAGCCTTCGCAATGCTAAGCTGTCAGCTGGGAAGCCCGACCGGTACCGTCACGCAAACGTCTCCCGCCAGTTGGATTCTGGTGACCATTTTAACAGTACAG GTGGGAGAAAGATCGGCATTGCGTTGACCCACCAGTCCACGCAGACGGATGAAGTAAGACCGCCTCCTTGTGGTGAAGATGAAGATTTATCTGGAAG GTTGGTTGAATTGCAGGAAGAGCTTCTCACACTCAAATCGGAGCTGGACTTTTCTCATGGGCACACGAAAGCCATAACAGCCCAA TTGGCGGAGGCGCAGGAGGCCAATCGGACGCTGGAGCGGACGTTGGAGGAGCCGCGGCGGACGCGGAGCGACGAGGAGCCGACGCGCAAGGACGGCGTGGCTCCGATGGTGGCGGTGAAGGAGCGCGTGCTCAACATGGCCTACAGGAAGCTGTCCGCCTCCAAGGAGGTCATCCTGGCTCAACAGGAAGTCATCCAGGACTTGGAGGACAACCTTTGCAAAATAAAAGCG GAAGTTTGCGAGCAAAGTCGTCTTCGAGAGCAGCTTGCTGAAGCGAGATCTCGCAACGACCAACTAGGAGGATTGGTCGCCTTTTTTGAGGCAGAGAAGAGCGCGCTGCAGCACAAAGTGGACAAGATGATGGACAACG ACCGAGACTTGGTGCTGGGCTTGGACTTGCCACGGGCCAccagaggtggcagtggcgAGCCCACGCGCTGCCTGGCCGACGTCATCAAGAGCCTGGAGGAAGAGCGCGATCGCTTCCGCCGTGAGGCCCAGCTCTACAAAAGCCTCCTCAGAGCCACCACGGCACCCACGGCACTCACGACGTGCAGCCCCACCCAGGTCAGGAGGAACAAGGTGGCTTTGGCCGCCAGCTTCCACGGCAGCGTCGAATGA